One genomic window of Oncorhynchus clarkii lewisi isolate Uvic-CL-2024 chromosome 5, UVic_Ocla_1.0, whole genome shotgun sequence includes the following:
- the LOC139409352 gene encoding protein NDNF produces MRLCLGPQGWPLGLALVLGVVFGQKLPTRDEGLFQMQIRDKTLFHDSSVIPDGAEISGYLFRDTPKRYYFVVEEDNTPLSVTVTPCDAPLEWKLTLQELPDEASGEGSGKPEPLDQQKQQQVTVDEGTELFSYKGNDVESYVATSSPSGLYQLEMLSTEKDSNFKVYATTTPESDQPYPELPYDPRVDVTALGRTTVTLAWKPTPTGVLMGQPVQYCVVINKEHNFKSLCAAEAKISADDAFMAVPKPGRDFSPFDFAHFGFVRSDNDFNKDRGLTSNKISRSYTAKSKASDIQKVCIGNKNIFTVSDLKPDTQYYFDVFAMNSATNTSTAYVGTFARTKEEARQKTVELKDGKVSDVFIKRKGSKFLRFAPVSSHQRVTLFVHACLDSVQVQVRRDGKLLLSQNVEGVRQFQLRGKPKAKYLIRLRGSRKGASTLKVLATTKPSSKQPFPSLPEDTRIKAFDKLRTCSTATVAWLGTQDRNKYCVYKKEVSESYGEEQRRREQNQCAGPETRRKSEKVLCKYFHSPNLQKAVTTETITGLEPGKTYLLDVYVVGHSGHSVKYQSKLVKTRKYC; encoded by the exons ATGAGGCTGTGCTTGGGACCTCAGGGCTGGCCTCTGGGCCTGGCTCTGGTGCTGGGGGTTGTATTTGGCCAGAAGCTGCCCACACGAGATGAGGGCCTGTTCCAGATGCAGATCAGAGACAAGACCCTGTTTCATGATTCCTCCGTCATCCCAGACGGCGCCGAGATCAGTGGATACTTGTTCAGGGACACACCTAAAAG GTACTACTTTGTGGTGGAGGAGGACAACACCCCGCTGTCTGTGACGGTGACACCATGTGATGCTCCTCTGGAGTGGAAGCTCACTCTGCAGGAGCTGCCTGATGAGGCCAGCGGAGAGGGATCAG GTAAGCCGGAGCCCCTGGACcagcagaagcagcagcaggTGACAGTGGATGAGGGCACAGAGCTCTTCTCCTACAAGGGGAATGATGTGGAGTCTTACGTGGCTACCAGCTCTCCCTCCGGCCTCTACCAACTGGAGATGCTCTCCACAGAGAAGGACAGCAACTTCAAGGTGTACGCCACCACCACCCCAGAGTCTGACCAGCCCTACCCCGAGCTGCCCTACGATCCCCGGGTGGACGTCACTGCCCTGGGCCGTACCACTGTCACTCTGGCCTGGAAGCCCACCCCGACGGGCGTTCTGATGGGCCAGCCCGTCCAGTACTGTGTTGTCATCAACAAGGAGCACAACTTCAAAAGTCTGTGTGCTGCCGAGGCTAAGATCAGCGCTGACGATGCCTTCATGGCCGTTCCAAAGCCAGGCCGGGACTTCAGCCCCTTCGACTTTGCCCACTTTGGCTTTGTCCGCTCAGACAATGACTTCAACAAGGACCGAGGTCTCACCAGCAACAAGATCTCCCGCTCCTACACAGCCAAGTCCAAGGCCTCGGACATTCAGAAAGTCTGCATCGGTAACAAGAACATCTTCACCGTGTCGGATCTGAAGCCGGACACTCAGTACTACTTTGACGTATTTGCTATGAACTCTGCCACCAACACCAGCACTGCCTACGTGGGCACGTTCGCCCGCACTAAGGAGGAGGCTCGGCAGAAGacagtggagctgaaggatggcaAGGTGTCTGATGTCTTCATCAAGAGGAAGGGCAGTAAGTTCCTACGCTTCGCCCCGGTCTCCTCTCATCAGAGGGTCACTCTGTTTGTGCACGCCTGTCTGGACTCTGTCCAGGTGCAGGTGAGGCGTGACGGCAAGTTGCTGCTCTCCCAGAATGTGGAAGGGGTACGACAGTTCCAGCTGCGGGGGAAGCCTAAGGCCAAGTACCTGATCCGTCTGCGAGGCAGCAGGAAAGGAGCGTCCACCCTGAAGGTgctggccaccacaaagcccagCAGCAAGCAGCCCTTCCCCTCGCTTCCCGAGGACACGCGCATCAAGGCTTTTGACAAGCTGCGTACCTGCTCCACTGCCACTGTGGCCTGGCTGGGAACGCAGGACCGCAACAAGTACTGTGTCTACAAAAAAGAGGTGTCCGAGAGCTACGGCGAGGAGCAGCGGCGCCGTGAGCAGAACCAGTGTGCCGGGCCCGAGACGCGCAGGAAGTCAGAGAAGGTCCTCTGCAAGTACTTCCACAGCCCTAACCTGCAGAAGGCCGTTACCACGGAAACCATCACAGGGCTAGAGCCGGGCAAGACCTACCTGCTGGACGTTTATGTTGTGGGCCACAGTGGTCACTCAGTCAAATACCAGAGCAAACTGGTGAAAACAAGGAAATACTGCTAA